In Silene latifolia isolate original U9 population chromosome X, ASM4854445v1, whole genome shotgun sequence, the following proteins share a genomic window:
- the LOC141618394 gene encoding uncharacterized protein LOC141618394 — MEQKSFLLSALGVGVGVGVGLGLASGQSVGKWVGSSSELDTLSAEQIELELLRLLVNGKEANVTFDEFPYYLSEQTRALLTSAAYVHLKHAEVSKFTRNLSPGSRAILLSGPAELYQQTLAKALAHYFDAKLLLLDVADFSIKMQNKFGGNKKEPGMTKSISEATMDRVSSLLGSMSMVSAKEVSKAKCTVWSFDEKLFIQALHQVLVSTSDRNPVILYVRDIDRLLLQSDRLYNLFSKLLNRLSGSVLVLGSRMLNSNVELEEVDERLTKLFPYSIDIKAPEDETHLLTWNAKLDEDMKMIQFQDTRNHIAEVLAANDLVCNDLGSICHSDTISLSNHLDEIVMSAISYHLMNNKDPEYRNGKLVISSNSLCHGLSIFQGGKKLGKAKMETNGETGKEVDDSAAVNPENKPAASSVIDLDKSATKNAENAAPVKEVLPDNEFEKRIRPEVIPANEIGVTFADIGALDDIKESLQELVMLPLRRPDLFKGGLLKPCRGILLFGPPGTGKTMLAKAIANEAGASFINVSMSTITSKWFGEDEKNVRALFSLAAKVSPTIIFVDEVDSMLGQRTRVGEHEAMRKIKNEFMTHWDGLLSKAGEQILVLAATNRPFDLDEAIIRRFERRIMVGLPGIENREKILKTLLSKEQAEEMDFKELATMTEGYTGSDLKNLCVTAAYRPVRELIAKERKKDQERKKRAQENGDSSDGSSEAKADDKQEEPINLRSLNMEDMKQAKNQVAASFASEGAVMNELKQWNELYGEGGTRKKQQLTYFL, encoded by the exons TGAGCAGACACGAGCTCTCTTGACAAGCGCTGCATATGTGCATCTGAAACATGCTGAAGTCTCCAAGTTTACAAGGAATCTGTCCCCTGGAAGCAGGGCTATCCTGCTATCTGGACCTGCTG AACTTTACCAGCAAACGCTTGCAAAAGCATTGGCACACTACTTTGATGCGAAGTTGTTGCTGTTGGATGTAGCCGACTTCTCTATCAAG ATGCAGAACAAGTTTGGCGGTAACAAAAAGGAACCT GGAATGACAAAGTCTATATCAGAGGCAACAATGGACCGTGTCTCTAGCTTGCTTGGTTCCATGTCAATGGTTTCCGCTAAAGAGGTGTCCAAAG CCAAGTGCACAGTTTGGTCCTTCGATGAGAAACTATTTATCCAAGCACTTCACCAGGTCTTGGTCTCCACATCCGACAGGAACCCCGTGATATTATATGTGAGGGACATCGACAGGCTGCTACTACAATCAGACAGGCTATACAATTTGTTCAGCAAATTATTGAACAGGCTAAGTGGTTCAGTCTTAGTTCTGGGATCTCGGATGTTAAATTCCAATGTTGAGTTGGAAGAAGTAGATGAGAGGCTTACCAAGTTATTCCCATACAGTATCGACATAAAGGCGCCAGAGGATGAGACTCATCTGCTAACCTGGAATGCCAAATTAGatgaagatatgaaaatgattcAGTTTCAGGATACAAGAAACCACATTGCTGAGGTTCTAGCTGCTAATGATCTTGTTTGCAACGATTTGGGTTCTATCTGCCATTCAGACACCATTTCCCTCAGCAATCATTTAGATGAGATTGTGATGTCTGCAATTTCCTACCATTTGATGAACAACAAGGATCCTGAGTACCGGAATGGAAAACTTGTTATATCTTCCAACAG TTTGTGCCATGGCTTGAGTATATTCCAGGGAGGGAAAAAATTGGGCAAAGCTAAAATGGAAACAAATGGTGAAACTGGCAAG GAAGTGGATGATTCTGCTGCTGTGAACCCAGAGAACAAGCCTGCTGCCTCCTCTGTTATTGATCTCGACAAGTCTGCGACAAAGAATGCTGAGAATGCTGCTCCTGTGAAG GAGGTTCTACCTGACAACGAATTTGAGAAGCGCATCAGGCCAGAGGTCATTCCTGCAAACGAGATTGGTGTGACATTTGCTGATATTGGAGCATTGGACGACATCAAAGAGTCGCTTCAGGAACTTGTAATGCTTCCTCTTAGGAGACCAGACCTGTTCAAAGGTGGTCTGTTGAAGCCCTGCAGAGGTATCCTTCTGTTTGGCCCACCTGGTACTGGAAAGACAATGTTAGCCAAGGCCATTGCCAATGAAGCGGGGGCAAGTTTCATCAATGTCTCGATGTCCACTATTACTTCCAAATGGTTTGGAGAAGATGAGAAGAATGTCCGAGCATTGTTCTCGCTTGCAGCTAAAGTGTCCCCTACAATTATTTTCGTGGATGAGGTGGATAGCATGCTTGGACAAAGAACCAGAGTTGGGGAACACGAGGCTATGAGAAAAATCAAAAATGAGTTTATGACTCATTGGGACGGACTCTTGTCCAAGGCCGGTGAACAAATTCTTGTTCTTGCTGCTACTAACAGGCCCTTTGACCTTGATGAAGCCATCATTAGGCGATTTGAGCGCAG GATCATGGTTGGTTTGCCTGGCATCGAAAACAGGGAAAAGATATTGAAAACTCTGCTCTCAAAGGAGCAAGCAGAAGAAATGGACTTTAAGGAGCTTGCTACCATGACTGAAGGATATACCGGCAGTGATCTTAAG AATCTATGTGTCACGGCTGCATACAGGCCCGTCAGAGAGCTCATTGCGAAGGAGAGGAAGAAAGATCAG GAAAGAAAGAAGAGGGCCCAAGAGAATGGTGATTCATCAGATGGTTCATCTGAGGCAAAGGCTGACGATAAGCAAGAAGAGCCAATTAACTTGAGATCTTTGAACATGGAGGACATGAAGCAAGCTAAGAATCAG GTCGCTGCAAGTTTTGCTTCTGAAGGTGCAGTAATGAATGAACTGAAACAGTGGAATGAATTGTACGGAGAAGGTGGGACGAGGAAGAAGCAGCAGCTAACTTACTTCTTATAG